Part of the Vigna unguiculata cultivar IT97K-499-35 chromosome 3, ASM411807v1, whole genome shotgun sequence genome, tgcTTAAAAAAGATCCGAATACGCCATCATCAATCTGTGTTCCGACATCCAAGTCCTAATCCTTTGTCCCTAACACCTCATTCACACGTCATTGCAACATTCAACCTTGTTCTCAAAGGCAAGTAAGTAATTACCACGTTAACACACACATGCCAAAACAAAACCATGTAAGACACTCCTATGATCTCTGTCTGTCGAAGACAACACACGCTTAATTATCTTACACCCTGTTGCACACATCATCTCTGTCCGAAGCAAAAGCTGtgatctttctctctctttctctctccgtTATGTATTAGCACCGGCCAATCATTGTGGGTGTGTGTGAACGGTGATGGAtatagaaaaagagagaaaaaagaaaaattaataaataataataggaaAGTGTATTGTCGTAAAAAAAAGAGGAGGGAGAGAAACCGAAAAGTAAAGCAGGGGCGTTGAACAACAAGATTAAAAAACGTAACagagataataataaaaaataataaataaaaggggTTGGTTTGGTCGGGAGGAGTTGAGGAAGCAGAGAGAAGGAGAAACGCACAGAGGAGAGTGCATTGAGTCAAAGGCGATCAAAGAAAGAGTGAAGTGGTAATAATCTATGTGTTGATATACATGGGTGGTGGAGGAACGCTCGTGGAAGGGCTTCGACGATTGTTTCAACGACGCGCTTCTAGCTCTGCTGAAAACCACAACAATGCCAACAATAGCCGCGTCCACGTGAGAGATTTACGCGCGCAGTTGTCTTCCATTCCCAACCACGACCACCTCGTTGACCCTAATTTCGATTTCTCCACCTTGAAGCCCATCAAAGTTCCCGCACAAATCCCCTTCAGACCGTCTTCTATGGATCATCACAAAAAGGTTCTCTTTTTCATCGCCCCCTTCTCCTCTTTTTTCTTACTGCCATCTCTTTTCTCTTGTCTTTTCCTTTTCTGTTTCACTTCTTCTGTTGGGTACTGCTTTAGTttcgcttttttttttttttccaatccACCCCTTTATCTTCTTGTGTGATTGCTGTTTTTGTCTTCACGTTTGCCCGATCAATTTGGTTGTACCTTTTTCTGTCTGTCTGTTTCTCTCTCTGACAAGATTCCAGTAATTACCTGATGCAAAAGAGAAGAGGCATAACCACTTTTCTTAAAGTACTACTAGCTAGATGAGGATGTACGAACCAAGAAGGATTAATTTCTTGGATCAAGATGAGTCAAGATTTGAATCATCCACGTTTAACATGTGATACTATCGGGACAAGATTTCCCTGGATGCAGGAAACCcgtgagaaatgaaaaaaaaaaaaaaatagttctgTGGTTTGTGTTGTGCTTATGGAGATAAAGTACCGAATTTCATGACATTGTTAGTTCATTAGAATATTGTGTTCTTTCttgatgaattatttttttctgtatttCGCACGTTTAATAAGTTATAGTCTTCAACTTATGTTTCTTATGGTTTATGGTTATCAATCAGGGTGCTCCAGAGTCTGAGTTCTTTACTGAGTATGGAGAGGCAAGTCAATACCAGATCCAAGAGGTTGTTGGAAAAGGAAGTTATGGCGTTGTGGGTTCTGCCGTTGACACTCACACAGGTGAAAGGGTTGCAATCAAGAAAATTAATGATGTTTTTGAGCATGTATCCGATGCCACACGGATCCTTAGAGAAATTAAGCTCTTGCGGTTGCTCAGACATCCCGATATTGTGGAAATTAAGCATATTATGCTTCCTCCTTCCCGGAGAGAGTTCAGGGATATCTATGTAGTGTTTGAGTTGATGGAATCTGATCTTCATCAAGTAATCAAGGCCAATGATGATCTTACACCTGAGCACCACCAATTTTTCTTGTACCAACTTCTAAGGGGCATGAAATATATTCATACAGGTATTATATCCTTGTTAGAACTAGCTCACTTACTTTTTCAGATAGTGATTTTAAACCAGTGTAGCATTTTCTTGCAGCAAACGTGTTTCATCGTGATCTGAAGCCAAAAAATATTCTTGCTAACGCTGACTGCAAACTAAAAATATGCGATTTTGGGCTTGCTCGAGTTTCATTCAATGATGCTCCATCAGCTATATTCTGGACTGTGAGTAGTACACCATCGTGTGGTCATGTTGGACTGTTACATTGATCAATTATGTTCTTTCTGAGTTTTAAGAGTGGTGGAAGTTGTAAATTGTATTTTAGATTTCTCCCAAAACCTATGGCTGATTTACTTTTTCTACTTTGAATAAGGATTATGTTGCAACTCGGTGGTACCGTGCACCTGAATTATGTGGTTCTTTTTTCTCAAAAGTAAgcttctaattttcttttaacaacatattttcgTGGTTGTATATAATATAAGCTATTGAACATGCTTGGTGTGTTGAATTAAGCTTCCAATTACAAAATTCTTGTCTTTTTTTCAGTACACCCCTGCAATTGATATATGGAGCATTGGATGCATATTTGCAGAAATGCTCACTGGGAAGCCATTGTTTCCTGGAAAAAATGTTGTGCACCAATTGGATCTCATGACTGATTTGCTTGGCACTCCTCCTCCCGAGTCCATTGCAAGGGTTAGtatataaaaatctaatttgaaGTTTTGTGAAATCAATAGGGCAGGCTTGTGTTGTGACATGGTTTATGGCTTTCTCCACTGTATACAATATTCTCTAAGTATATAAACTTGTAATCTTAATTTTGCAGATTCGAAATGAAAAGGCCAAAAGGTATCTCAACAGCATGAGAAAAAAGCAACCAGTTCCACTATCCCAAAAATTTCCAAATGCAGATCCATTGGCTCTCCGGTTACTGGAGCGGCTACTCGCATTTGACCCTAAAGACCGACCATCAGCTGAAGAGGTTGGTCTCCTATTCCAAGTTGGAAATTTCATTGATAATCACCTATGACGATATTTCATTATTTCTCTTATGCTTGTGATACCAGGCATTAGCTGATCCTTACTTCATTGGTTTGGCGAACATAGAGCGTGAACCATGCACTCTACCCATTTCAAAACTTGAGTTTGAATTTGAGAGAAGGAAATTGACCAAAGATGATGTCAGAGAGTTGATTTATCGAGAGGTATGATCGTAGAACATTTATGTAACTCCTGCTTCAATCAATTGTGTTGTACTCTTTTTTTGTCCTGTGAtaataattctttaaatatttaaagtgaaCAGATTTTGGAGTATCATCCTCAAATGCTCCAAGAACATCTTCGTGGAGATCAAACTAGCTTCATGTATCCAAGGTAGATGTGCTACAATTAATATCCAAAGCACTGTTTATAGTTATGTCACAGGGGACAAACAGTAGTTCTTCAATACTAAACAAGATACTAAGCCAACTTTTACTGCATAACGTCTACTGGCACCTAATTTTAGCAAATACTTTCAAAATCTCATTTccttttgaatataaattttattaatgctAATCTTTAGAGTTAAATTTTCTACCGAATACAACATTTCTGACGGCTAATTTTCCATTTACGTTCCGCACATCATCTAAGAACTCTAACACGGAATATGAGGTTCTTTGAAATTGAAGCTGTCATTGTTTTGGTTATTAGTTGGTAATTCTATGTTATCTTGTTTCATAGTGGGGTTGATAGGTTCAAGAGACAGTTTGCACATCTTGAGGAGCATTATGGGAACGGTGAACGAAGCACTCCATTGCAGAGACAACATGCCTCCTTACCTAGGCAAGTCTTGGTTAAACATTTGGTTCAAACTTGTCCAACATGTTCAAATACTGGATTACCAACTTACACATTAAACAgtatttgtcttgttttttttttctctttttttggaGATTTCAGTGGTTTCATAATTGTTATTACTCATGGATTCTAATCTTAGTTCCAGTTTATTAGTGTCTGTTCTAAGATGAGTTTGGCAGAGAAGTCTGTGAACCTTTTCTATGGTATTGTGAGAGTTATATGCAATTTTACTTTATGCAGAGAGAGAGTTTGTGCTCCCAAGGATGAAAGTAAACAACAGAACGATATTGAAAGTGTTCCAGGGTCTGATGCGACAGGTACTCAAAATGAAACCTCCAGATCAAACTACAGTGCACGTAGCTTGTTAAAAAGTGCGAGTATTAGTGCTTCCAAGTGTGTAGTtgtgaaacaaaataaagatcCAGAGGTAGTATCTAACTCTATCTTTTCAAATGCATGCCTTTATTAAGTGAGAAATTGTTAAATGGTTTAAAAACATGATATACATGAGATTCCAACCAATCTTTAGTAACAAAACACATGTAAACGCATTCTTCACTTTAGAATTGGAACTTCACGGTTTTGGACCTCATAAAAGTTTCCTCCTAGTTAgagattttgaaatatatgGAATAATTGGTCGCAATTTGTGttgtgaataaaatatattgatgtaattgtgtatttgttttGCATTAGCAAGAGGCAATTAAGGAGATAAATGATGAGACGATGGATGAAGTGACAGATGTTGCTGCCCTCCATGCTTGATTTTGATTATGGTGTTGCTTCGTACCTTCTTCCATGCTCTGATTCTTTGAACAACGAGAGAgaggtggtgatggtggtttgAAGCACTGTTAGTGCTAGAAGAAGCTCGTTTTAGGACTCAGCTCGTTAGTCATGGTCATCAAATgccatttttattgtgttactGTTGTAGccatttatttattgtgttcgCCAAACACACTGTATACTAATCACTCATGTTTTATGTTATTAGTTTGAAACAGATCGAAAGGAAATAatgttagaaagaaaaaaaaaaaactctgcAGTTTACTGTAGGGTGTGCAATTGAAGTATGTTAACTTtgattaaagatattaattgtTTGCGTAATAATTTAGGCTTATTGCTTGCACTTTATTGGGCTAACATGTCAAGTGGCAAGTAGTGTAGGTCCactctaataatttttatacattcaCGACATAATATACCTTCACGACAtaaaatatcttcatatatatatatatatatatatatatatatatatatatatatattaaagtgtACTTTTCTAAAAGAAAGTCTCAAAATAAGctataattaaatcattttgtCATTTGTAAAAGAGGAGTGTacaatttactttatttatttcaaataaaaaattatcaaatttatttgttattgtattatttttaattttgtaatgattatttatttgtcatgaaaaaatattttatatttattcaattcaagAGAGGGTACACGATTTATACTTGCAATTAGGTTAATTTTTGTCATATTTCACACTGTCACCAATAATCCCCACAAGAACAAATACCCTCACTGAAGTGGTGAAATCGATGAGAATCCCTTACGATTATAAACCTTCCAACAATCTTGGATATGTGTTTGATGGCATTATGGCAGTCTTCACACACTCGCAAGTTTTTCATGACACGTATTGGTCTATCAGCCGGTATAGTCAGAATTCCAAATGCTACAGCTAATTTTTCACTGTGATACTTTAGCATATGCTTCTTCTCCTCCTCTTCCACATCATGCAAGACCAATTTTGTTGAAGGAACATACCCTTCTTGTTTCATTCTTAAATCTAACTCTTCCAAGAAGGCATATATTCTACTTTTCTCTGGGTGAAAACAATCCCCAACTGTGAAAGTATGAATATTGTTATGTACCTCAACCCAACTACACCCTGGTGTTTTCTGAACACCAACTTCCCTCATTTTCAATCTAATTTTACTAACATCGACCCATCTTCCTGAAGCTGCATATAAATTTGAAAGAAGAACATACATTCCCGAGTCATTAGGTTCCATCTTGAAAACCATCTCAGCAGCCTTCTCACTCAGTTCCATATTGCCATGAATTCGGCTTGCACCTAATAGAGCTCCCCATGTTGCAACATCTGGCTCGAAAGGCATGTTTCTGATTAAGTTCTGTGCTTCTTCCAGACGACCTGCTCTACCAAGAAGATCGATCATGCAAGTATAATGTTTTGAATTTGGTTTTACTCCATAATCCTTATccattgaatgaaaatattctgTACCCCTGTCTGTCAAGCCATTATGACTGCAAGCTGACAGCACGCCAACCTGAAATATTATTAGAAGAAGAAGCGATATGATGTTTCTTGTAGAACAGGGTCAAAAGGCAAGCTAGTGCATTATagataaaatactaaaattaatgaCTCATTCATAATTGATTTGCTAGTTCTTTATGATTATGATCATAGTATTTGTGtaaaaaacaagaaacaacCCAAGCAACTATTAATTAGCTGAAAGATGGGAGTAACTTTGGAAATGATAATACCAAATAGAGGAGGGAAACAAAATTTACACTGCTTGCATTACGCGTATCAATGCAAAAGGGCTACCTATTTGACAACTTAAGAGACCACGTCACAACACATATATGATTTTCCTTTGCAGCAGAACTTCTTCCCTGTATTTCGTGCATTCTAACATAATTTTACTATCCATGTTAAAGATATAGTGGAACAAAGGCAGAGTGAAGAGATGGGCAAGGAAAAAAGTTGTAGGCATGTAGTCTATTTATATAACTAAAAGTGATAGAGAGTTACTCATAAAAATTATGCTATTTCTCTTGTTCCATCTGCTTTTTGCCGTACTTCCAATAAAGTATTTCGTCTTCATTAAAAGAATGCactaatatatatgatatatattgcATAGCTAAATAAGGGAACTCAACTTTACCCACACAATATAAGGCAGGGGTGGAGTGGGGACATCTTGCCACTAAAACCAACAAATTTGTGTTAAAGATGTGTCATTAGTATATAGCACGAATATATTTCCGCTACTTAGGTCAGTaacatttttaacttaaaacCAGATATTATGCAGATGGCATTTTCATTTCGGACAAATGACAAAGCAACAAACAATACACTTCTACGGTGAAAATAGATATTTGATAAGAAAACAACAAGTTTTGTTCCCTTCTTGGAAACAGCCCGGATTTCGAGAATCCCTAGCAGCAACCCAGGTATTTCCTTAGGAGACGATGAAACTGTATTAAGTATTAAACCCTAAAAATTTATcagaaaattgatttataaacctctaagttaaaaataattaagtgaaaattaaGCAATAATGACAAGTTTttgcaaaaggaaaaaatagatAAGGAACAATTATCCATGCATAAGAAGTGCGTAAAATATGTTTACCATGGTAATCTCATCAGGTTTAACCCCTGCTGTGATCATTGACTCAAATACTGTTAAAGCCAGCCTGCCAAATCCATGCCTAGCATAACCAGATAACATTGTGTTCCAAGAGACGATATCTTTATGTTGTATTCCTTGAAACACTTCATAAGCTTCATCTATGCAGCCACATTTACAATACATTCCAACAAGTGCATTCCCCACTAAACATCCGTTCTCATACCCTGTCTTCACCGCCTGACCATGAACTTGTTTCCCTAACTCCAAAGCAGCTATATCAGCACATGTGCTCAGCGCACAACAAAAGGTAGATCTATTTAAACCTTCTCCATCTCGTTTCATCTCCACAAGCATGTTCATAGCTTCTTCATAGTGACAATTCTGAGCATAACCAGCAATAATAGCTGCCCAAGATACAGAATCACGCTCAGGCATCGCATCAAACAAGTTCCTTGCTTGTGCTACATCACCCCCCTGACAATAACAGCTTATCATGATATTCCACGAACCTGTATTTGGAAAAGGCATTGCATCAAACAATTTCCTTGCCATGTCAATTCTCTTGTATTGCACATAACCAGCAATCATTGTATTGTACGACATCTCTCTTCTCTGTGGCATTTCATCGAAAACTGTCCTCGCTTCATCCAACAATCCATTCTGCACATAGGCATGCACCATTGCTGTCCACGTGAAAACATCCCTTACTGGAGACTCCGCAAATAATCTCCTAGCCTGTGACAAATCTCCATCCTGTGCATAACCTGAAATCATGGTATTCCAGGAAACCACATCCCTAATAGGCATTTGATCAAAAAGAAGCCTAGCTTCGCCTAACATGTTTCTCTTCACATACCCACCCATCAAACAGTTCCAAGAAATCAATTCCCAGTCTAACTTGGACTCAAACAAGTGACTGGCCTCCTCGAGTCTCCCACTCCGAACATATGCTGCAAGCAACCCATTCCACGAGATGGAATTCTTGTGAGGCATCTTATCAAAAACTTCCCTTGCCTCATCAACGTGCCCACTCCGGACATACCCAGACAGCATTGCATTCCAGGAAACAACATCCTTTTCGGGCATTGAGTCAAACATCACGCGAGCATCACGGAGTCTGCGGTTCCTGAGGTAGCCAGTAAGCATTAGATTCCAGGAAAACAGGTCTTTGTGGGGCATTCTGTCAAACAGGTCCCTTGCAAGGGAGAACTCTGCGTTCCTCAGGTACCCAGATATCATGGCGTTGTAGGAGACCGAGTTTCGAAGCGGCATGGTGTTGAAGACTCGGAGAGCCAAGTCGCAGTGGCCATTGCGCATGTGGGTAGAGATGGCTTTGGTGCATTTCACAATGTGTGAGTCTTTCTCTTTCAGATGGGGTTTCGGAAAATTGGTGGGTCGTTGAAGTTGAAAGTTGCTGCTGTGTAACTGTCTCAAGATAAACTTCCCGCGCATCGTTTTTGTGTCATACTATATAGtgattgtattttaaataaccAGGAATCATATTTTGGATGTTAAGGTTGTTTTCTAGTTTAACGATGTTATGTTTGAGGAAAATTTATGACAGCTTTTAGTCGTATGTACGAGAATATTTCACTATTAAATTTTCGCAACTTGTTGTTATAagatgtgttattttttaagagattttaaaatattgacaatgagaaaataaaaaaataaaaatcatttaaaaatatcttttaaggtcgtaagaaaaagttatcacaatttagtagtcaaaaaattattttttgattattatttcAAGACCATAATGCgttattttacataatttacTCCTTAATTTGCGTTTGCAAaagttataaaatgaaaattattgacCAGATAAAATGATTTTGTAGTATATAAAGAagtataaactttttattttataaattaataatgtaaaattgagttaaatttaaaatcttaatgtTATGTTTTAATGAATTATATTTGTGTCTTTGAATAGTTTTATATCACATTACTTAACGGTGCATAAGAGTGATTATTTATTGTAATGATATATTAGTATTGTATTAAGATCATCAATGTTATATTTTAGTGAcataagatattatttttatacttttctttaCATAATGgcataaatgttataatttgttttaaggtttaactttcttattaacattttatttataaaatataaaggttAGACCAAATTTAAAAAGTACATATTATGTACCTAATCCATCGATATAGttgtaaaaaagaaatacatttagttatttataaataattaatgttatttgttcttttgaaaatgtaaataatttttcttgttgATGTTAATTGTTAGTTTTATGGCAGGAGAGTTAAACTTTGAGTCTTTCCTACACTCTTTTCTATCTTTTACCACCTATACCAACCTTatagttcaaaatgaaaatataatgtgaaaacaacatttatttttaactttatctcCAATCACACgaaaattaaagtaaacaatAAAATTCGATTCAAATATATTCTCACTCAAACCAAAAATTGTTgtcaaagctaaaaaaaaaatatagaattaacCTTTTTTTAACTAGAATTTTGATCATATGATGAATTATAATCAGTCATTTTAAGAGAACGAATATTATGTTGAGATTTTTAGAGTgtctattaaattttatattatgtataataTGTATTGACTTTACTAATATTAGAgtgatgtaaaaaaaaatataggtggTGAGAGTTGGATCAAATTTCCTTTTAACCTAATATGTGATGATGTGAACAaaaattgtgtttgtgtgttcttgttatgtaattttattattgtaacaacttattaaataaatatgtcatATGCAAATTGTTTAATCTCACTCGAAATACATGTCTTTCatttatgaaatgaaatataGTCATTTGGACAAAAAATTACGTacttaattttgatatatactTATGTATGAGATCTAAATAACTTGTATAAAAGTCTATACAATAACAATGTAAAAAAGAAtctcaacaacaaaataatagaaaaaaataaatataaatattatgattttgtttcttttattttattttggaagtTATGTAGATATAATATATTGCGAAAAGGAAGGATAAtgtaaatatatcaattattttgATGTCTGAGTATTATTTTGTGTCATATAGTATAAAAAAAACCGTAATAATTAACTCTGAAGAATAAAACGCAAAGAAAAATCTTTTAACGGAAAAAACCTCATTTGCCACATATTTAAACTGAAATATAAATGAGtaacattattattgttattatttacatTATCTCTTCTTTTAATCAAAGCttaatctattttatatttttaataatttatttaaaattctctTCTTTATCTTTCATTCTTTCTAATCCAATAAACACAAAccaattcaatttcattttctcaATCACCTAAATTTTCAAAACGTTTCACCTAAccaaattcaagaaaataatcTAATAGGAGCAATTGCAATATGTTCAAAGGAGGCAATTTACGATGTCGTATGCTtccattttcataaaaaattttaaactacaAATAGTTTGCAAAggacatttttgaaaactttaatattatttatatcatcATGAATTCAATATTGATTTTTGCATCAAATAAACCTGATTCTGCAAAAAGTAATTTTACTAATGATTATATTCTCTATTCCATTCCAAAAATAAGCAATCAAAtgatacatttaaaattttatcgtaatcagaagaaaaaagaaaaaaaaaaagcaatggAGGGAATGTGCAGTTTAAATAAGCGAAGCTCCTTTTTCCCATGTCGTGTCATCAATTTTTAGCGCTCGAGTTCGGTGGGACCCACCGCGTTTGAAAATTGAATCCACAAAGCAAGAAACGAAATTGAAGAAAAGCTCCCAAAATTTAATGCTCAAAAGAATAAACAATGATCACTGCAAAACACAGAAACTACACtaacctttctttttcttcactgTCTTCGGTTTCAGTTCacgaaaattcaaaaaaaactgagagaagagagagagagagagagtgatggGTTGCGTTTCTTCCAATCTTCTCAACCAAGACGAAGAATTCACCCAACTTGGTTCCTCCGCCTTGGGCCACCACATCGTCTCCCTCACCTCCACCACCTACGGCCTTCTCACCCTCGACCCGCCGCCgcacaccaccaccaccaccaccaccccttCTACACCACCGTCACGTTTCACCCTAGCCTCTCTTTTCCCCTCCGAGCCAAACTCCGAACCCAAGTCCCTCTGGTCCGAACCAAGACCCTTCCGATCCGAACCCGAGATAATCAACTCATGGGAACTCATGTCCGGTCTCGACACCGAAAGCTTCCGCTTTTCCAAAGAAAACTCCAACCCTAACCTCCTCACACCGACCAAACCCGGTCCAACGCCGCCGAACCGGTTCGAGCGAATATGCCCCCGGGGCGGCGAAAACCGCGTGGTGATCTATACGACGACGTTGCGCGGCGTGCGGAAAACGTTCGAGGCTTGCAACGCGGTGCGCGCGGCGTTCGAGGCCCTGGGCGTGGCTATCTGCGAGCGTGACGTGTCGATGGACAGCGGGTTCCGGGAGGAGCTGAGAGGGTTGCTGAAGGGGAAGCCGAGAGAAGCGATGGTTCCTCCGAGGGTGTTCGTGAAGGGCCTCTACATCGGCGGCGCCGAGGAGATGCTGAAGGTCGCCGAAGATGGTCTTCTCGGAGAACTGCTTAAGGGGTTGCCGAAGAAGAAGGTTGGTGCCGTTTGTGAGGGTTGCGGGGACATGAGGTTCTTGCCTTGCTTCAACTGTAATGGCAGTTGCAAGAGTGTTGTTAAGGATGGGGGAAGGGTTTTTGTTGTTAAGTGTCTCCATTGCAATGAAAATGGCTTGATCTTGTGCCCTGTTTGTTCTTGATCACTTTTCTGCCATAATAATACTCACTCTCTTCGTGTAATCATTGCTTTTCTTGTTGCAGATGTGAAAT contains:
- the LOC114177531 gene encoding pentatricopeptide repeat-containing protein At4g02750-like, giving the protein MRGKFILRQLHSSNFQLQRPTNFPKPHLKEKDSHIVKCTKAISTHMRNGHCDLALRVFNTMPLRNSVSYNAMISGYLRNAEFSLARDLFDRMPHKDLFSWNLMLTGYLRNRRLRDARVMFDSMPEKDVVSWNAMLSGYVRSGHVDEAREVFDKMPHKNSISWNGLLAAYVRSGRLEEASHLFESKLDWELISWNCLMGGYVKRNMLGEARLLFDQMPIRDVVSWNTMISGYAQDGDLSQARRLFAESPVRDVFTWTAMVHAYVQNGLLDEARTVFDEMPQRREMSYNTMIAGYVQYKRIDMARKLFDAMPFPNTGSWNIMISCYCQGGDVAQARNLFDAMPERDSVSWAAIIAGYAQNCHYEEAMNMLVEMKRDGEGLNRSTFCCALSTCADIAALELGKQVHGQAVKTGYENGCLVGNALVGMYCKCGCIDEAYEVFQGIQHKDIVSWNTMLSGYARHGFGRLALTVFESMITAGVKPDEITMVGVLSACSHNGLTDRGTEYFHSMDKDYGVKPNSKHYTCMIDLLGRAGRLEEAQNLIRNMPFEPDVATWGALLGASRIHGNMELSEKAAEMVFKMEPNDSGMYVLLSNLYAASGRWVDVSKIRLKMREVGVQKTPGCSWVEVHNNIHTFTVGDCFHPEKSRIYAFLEELDLRMKQEGYVPSTKLVLHDVEEEEKKHMLKYHSEKLAVAFGILTIPADRPIRVMKNLRVCEDCHNAIKHISKIVGRFIIVRDSHRFHHFSEGICSCGDYW
- the LOC114177090 gene encoding uncharacterized protein At5g39865, encoding MGCVSSNLLNQDEEFTQLGSSALGHHIVSLTSTTYGLLTLDPPPHTTTTTTTPSTPPSRFTLASLFPSEPNSEPKSLWSEPRPFRSEPEIINSWELMSGLDTESFRFSKENSNPNLLTPTKPGPTPPNRFERICPRGGENRVVIYTTTLRGVRKTFEACNAVRAAFEALGVAICERDVSMDSGFREELRGLLKGKPREAMVPPRVFVKGLYIGGAEEMLKVAEDGLLGELLKGLPKKKVGAVCEGCGDMRFLPCFNCNGSCKSVVKDGGRVFVVKCLHCNENGLILCPVCS
- the LOC114178251 gene encoding mitogen-activated protein kinase 9-like isoform X1, which translates into the protein MGGGGTLVEGLRRLFQRRASSSAENHNNANNSRVHVRDLRAQLSSIPNHDHLVDPNFDFSTLKPIKVPAQIPFRPSSMDHHKKGAPESEFFTEYGEASQYQIQEVVGKGSYGVVGSAVDTHTGERVAIKKINDVFEHVSDATRILREIKLLRLLRHPDIVEIKHIMLPPSRREFRDIYVVFELMESDLHQVIKANDDLTPEHHQFFLYQLLRGMKYIHTANVFHRDLKPKNILANADCKLKICDFGLARVSFNDAPSAIFWTDYVATRWYRAPELCGSFFSKYTPAIDIWSIGCIFAEMLTGKPLFPGKNVVHQLDLMTDLLGTPPPESIARIRNEKAKRYLNSMRKKQPVPLSQKFPNADPLALRLLERLLAFDPKDRPSAEEALADPYFIGLANIEREPCTLPISKLEFEFERRKLTKDDVRELIYREILEYHPQMLQEHLRGDQTSFMYPSGVDRFKRQFAHLEEHYGNGERSTPLQRQHASLPRERVCAPKDESKQQNDIESVPGSDATGTQNETSRSNYSARSLLKSASISASKCVVVKQNKDPEQEAIKEINDETMDEVTDVAALHA
- the LOC114178251 gene encoding mitogen-activated protein kinase 8-like isoform X2, producing the protein MGGGGTLVEGLRRLFQRRASSSAENHNNANNSRVHVRDLRAQLSSIPNHDHLVDPNFDFSTLKPIKVPAQIPFRPSSMDHHKKGAPESEFFTEYGEASQYQIQEVVGKGSYGVVGSAVDTHTGERVAIKKINDVFEHVSDATRILREIKLLRLLRHPDIVEIKHIMLPPSRREFRDIYVVFELMESDLHQVIKANDDLTPEHHQFFLYQLLRGMKYIHTANVFHRDLKPKNILANADCKLKICDFGLARVSFNDAPSAIFWTDYVATRWYRAPELCGSFFSKYTPAIDIWSIGCIFAEMLTGKPLFPGKNVVHQLDLMTDLLGTPPPESIARIRNEKAKRYLNSMRKKQPVPLSQKFPNADPLALRLLERLLAFDPKDRPSAEEALADPYFIGLANIEREPCTLPISKLEFEFERRKLTKDDVRELIYREILEYHPQMLQEHLRGDQTSFMYPSGVDRFKRQFAHLEEHYGNGERSTPLQRQHASLPRERVCAPKDESKQQNDIESVPGSDATARGN